The nucleotide window CAGTCGTATTATGTGCAAGAGCCGTTCCCTCCAAATACTTTTGTGACGAAAGatggattgtttttattttggtgtgtAGCCGAGTCTGCCTGGCAAGTAATACCAATTGATTAAAAATGCAAGTTGCTGATTTTATATTAGCCagttgagaaaaaaacacattcaatgcAGTGGAACCTCTGAAGTCAAGGTCATTCAGCAGTTGAAATTGGGCTGTTCTACTGTTTTGTTGCATTTGAGCCACTGTTTACCCAGCCGTTGCAAACATGGAGAGCTTTGCGTTACCATAGCAACCAGGCCAGAGCTAGATGGTTGCTCTTGGCTAACAGAAGcccaagggaaaaaaataacaataaaaaacacctcttaagacagtagggatgttcgataacaCTTTTTCAAGACTGCTACCAGTTTCGACTCTCACCACTAGTACGTTTACTACATAACCCCCACCCtctccaaataaaaaaacaaaaaacaaaaaaaacatgacagataCATTTAGAGAAATACCTATATGTCCCAATATATCATATTCCTTAAAATTATGTGcaaataaaatgaatggaaTTATTGTTTTATTCTGATTTGTTATCGGAAAATGCCCAAAAGAGAGTattaataccttgaaataacaCTTGGTATCTGTCTGATACTGATAGCTAGTATCCGTACTAGCCCATCCTGAATACAAACTATTTGATTTTCACTCACGGTGGCAAAACTTCATCACCAAACAGCTAACTTGTTCCAAAAGACGGCCCACTGTCACGCATGTCACTCAACATTTTGACCCTGGGCTAGATTATTTTCTACAGAGAAAATagtttggaaaacaaaacaaatctgaGAGGTCCCGGATAGTGGAGGAACTAAGAGATTCCGCTATATTGAAATTGCTGAAAAGTCAGGAAATGCATTCACATGCCCACAAACAAACTGCAAGTTGAACTGAGGTGTTGTTGTTATATGTTGCAGCCCGATGAGCTTTACTTTGAAGAAGGAGATATCCTCTACATCTCTGACACGGTAAGACAGACCTCGAAGAATCAATTTAGATGGCATGTAATAGGCCTGCACGATATATCGTTTGAACATTGTAATCGCGATGTACGCATGCGCAATAGCCACATCGCAAGACgtgcaatgttgttgttgttgttgttgttgtgtttttttttgttttttttttaagagcaagcaaacatttgttttgcttcataaaggTAGCAAGCTACCTCTCGAGCTCCCCCCTTCCCTTCTGCTAATCAGTCACCGACTGTCAAAGGATGCAAAGAATTCATTAAACATGACTAATCCATCATGCAATACATCATTTAAATGCATATCAAATGTTTAACAGATTAGAATTTCTACAATTTGGGTCAACTCGGCATCCTACTAAAATGGATCCACCATTGCTGCTTAAAAAATGACACTACTGTAGTGTGGACACCCCCTCCTTCCTCATATAGCAGGATGtggtttttcctcaacatgttcCTGTCGTCCTCAGAGTGACAGTAACTGGTGGAAAGGAACATGCCGGGGGAGGACGGGACTTATTCCGCGCAACTATGGTaaatggaaaaggacattaaaaGTCTTCCATCTGCGAATctcaagccaaaaaaaaaaaaacttgtcgtCCCTTTTAGTGACGGAGCAGGCCGAGTCTATCGACCACCCGATGCACGAAGCGGCCAAACGAGGTGCGGCGACTGCTGAGCTACCACATTTGTCTCCATCTTTCTATAAACTGTAACTGCTCCACGTTTACGTATTCACTCAGGGAATCTTTCCTGGCTGAGGGAATGTGTGGAGAACAGGGTGGGAATCAACGGCTTGGACAAGGCGGGCAACACTGCCCTCTACTGGGGATGTCACGGAGGACATAAAGGTACAGTGATTGGGATCCGGCACACTGTCTATTAGCGCAATGTTTGACAACCATGAGTTCTTAAGGTTGctttaaatgttgaaaagttGTCAGAGTGCCTTCTAGTTTACAGGAACTGAGTCTATAAAAGTTATTTGTGTCATGGTTCCTGTCTGACTGTAATGTATTAATAATTTCACTTGGTCATCCCTGCGAGTTGTTTGATTCTCCTGTTGTTCCTCTTAGACGTCGTGGAGCTTCTTCTCAGCCAGAGCAGCGTGGAACTCAACCAACAGGTGAAGAATAATTTGGGAAAAGAAAATTCCAAGTACATTGAAATGAAAATTTGTCTTGTAGAATAAGCTTGGGGACACTGCTCTGCACGCTGCCGCCTGGAAGGGTTATTCTGACATTGTGGCCATGTTGCTGAACAAGGGTGAGTATTTCTTCATTCGATTAGgggtaaggcgtttatttgtccaaatgcatttttcatatcttaaaggggaagtcaatcttaaacatttcttgacagtactacatttatggaatatgagtcataatgcaaaatccagccgtttttcatccatctcagggggcggccattttgccacttgctgtcgactgaagatgacgtcacagttgctcaaggctgaGGCAACgggcaatcacagctcacctgctttctgaagctgagctgtgattggtgaggcctgagcaactgtgatgtcattttcactcgacagcaagtggcaaaatggccaccttctgatattgataaacacAATGAAATAGATAT belongs to Festucalex cinctus isolate MCC-2025b chromosome 5, RoL_Fcin_1.0, whole genome shotgun sequence and includes:
- the ostf1 gene encoding osteoclast-stimulating factor 1, with amino-acid sequence MSKPPPKPAKPGQVKVFRAEFTFDPRTPDELYFEEGDILYISDTSDSNWWKGTCRGRTGLIPRNYVTEQAESIDHPMHEAAKRGNLSWLRECVENRVGINGLDKAGNTALYWGCHGGHKDVVELLLSQSSVELNQQNKLGDTALHAAAWKGYSDIVAMLLNKDARTDIRNNENKLALEMATNAQCASLLKRKLASTITRSASNAEEYLDDEDSD